The window CGCGAGACTAAGGCCACGTCGCCCCCGAGGTGCGCGGTGGTAGGGGTGGGGGCGTCTTCGGCCTCCTCTTCCTCTTCCCCTTCCGCCAAGTTCTGCCCCAGCCGGGCCGCCAGCGTCTCGACGAGGACCTGACTCACCAGCGTCGATTTGCCTGACCCCGACACCCCCGTCACGCTCGTCAGGACCCCCAGCGGAAAGCGCACGGACAGGTCTTTCAGGTTATGGCGGGTCACGCCCTTCAGCTCCAGCCAGCCCGATGGGGAGCGCGGCTCGTGCGGCTCACGGGCCTCCTCCCGGAAAAGGTAGCGGGCCGTCTGAGACGCCTCCACCCCGCGCAAGCCCTCCGGCGGCCCGCTGTAGAGGATCTCGCCGCCCCCCTCGCCCGCGCCCGGCCCCACGTCGACCAGCCAGTCGGCCTGGCGCACCACATCGAGGTCGTGCTCGACCACGAACAGCGAGTTTCCGGCGGCCTTCAGCCCCGCCAGCGCCGCGAGCAGCGCCTCGGTGTCGGCGGGATGCAGCCCGGCGGAGGGTTCGTCGAGGACATACACCACGCCGAAGAGGTGCGAGTAGAGCTGCGTGGCGAGCCGCAGCCGCTGAAGTTCCCCTGGCGAGAGGGTCGGGGTCGAGCGTTCGAGGTGCAGGTACCCCAGCCCCAGATTCAGCAGCACTTCCAGCCGCGCCACGAGGTCCCCGGCGAGCCGCTGCCGGGCGAGGGCCTGCTCGGGGTGAGCCTCGGCCTTGCCGTCGTGGTCCTGTTTCTCCGAATAAGGCCGCAGCAACTCGGCCACCTGCGCCAGCGGCAGCCTGGAAAACTCGGTGATGTCGTAGCCCGCGAAATGCACGGCCAGCGCCTCCGGCCGCAGCCGTTTGCCGTGGCAGACCGGGCACTCGGTGGCGATCATGTACTCCTGCACCCGCCGCCGCATCGCCGCGCTCCCGGTGTGGGCGAAGGTGTGCATCACGTGCCGCCGGGCGCTGGAAAAGGTGCCCATGTAGTCGGGCGGGTCGCCGCGTTTCACGGCCCGCCGCGTCTCCTCCGGGGTGCAGCCGGGGTAGACGGGCACAACCGGCTGCTCGTCGGTGAAGAGAATCCAGTCGCGCGTCTCCTGCGGCAGCTCGCGCCAGGGCACGTCCACGTCGATCCCCAGGGTCACCAGAATGTCACGCTGGTTCTGCCCGCCCCACGCCTGCGGCCAGGCGGCGACCGCCCGCTCGCGGATGGTGAGCGAGGGATCAGGCACCATCGAGGCCTCGGTCACCTCATAGACCCGCCCCTGCCCATGGCAGTTCGGGCAGGCCCCCTCCGGCGTGTTCGGGGAAAAGCCCTCGGCGTAGACGATGCCCTGCCCCGGCGGGTAGTCCCCGGCCCGCGAGTAGAGCATCCGCACCAGATTCGACAGGGTGGTCACGCTTCCCACCGAGGACCGGGTGCCCGGCGCCCCGCGCTGCTGCTGGAGGGCCACCGCCGGGGGCAGCCCCTCGATGGCGTCCACGTCTGGAGCACCGACCTGATGAAAGAGGCGCCGGGCATAGGGCGAGACCGACTCCAGATACCGCCGCTGCGCCTCGGCATACAGCGTCCCGAAGGCCAGCGAGGACTTGCCGGAGCCGGAGATCCCGGTAAACACCACCAGGGCGTCGCGGGGAATCCGCACCGACACGTCCCTCAGGTTGTGTTCCCGCGCCCCACGCACCTGCACGAATCCGGAATCCTCGCGCGAGAAGGTCATCGCCCCGCAGTATGGAGAGCCCTCCGCGCGGGGGCGGGCGAGTCCCAAGGTTGGCCCAATCCGCCAGGTCCCACGCGGGCGTTCCCCGGCGGCCAGGTCGAGCACCACCTCGAAGTCGCGCAACTCGCAGCTCATCAGCATCTCGTTGAGGCTCAGGCGCGTCATTCGCCGCGGCAGCCGCAGCAGGCGCTGCAAGAAGCCCCTGACGCTCGACACCGGGCTGGACCTGGCCGCGCAGTACTTCATCCGCTCGTTTCTGCACCTGACCGAGTGGTGGCTCGCGCCGCCGGACGCGCAGGCGCACGGCCCCGAGCGTATGGGCGAGATCTACGCTGAGCTGATCTTGCGCCCCACCCTGGCCGCTGCCCTGCGGGCCAGCGTCACCCGCCCCCCGGCCGATACGGGTTCCGGCTGAACAGTCGGCCTCACGCTCAACCGGAATCCAGATTCAGTTCCCCATTCTCTCCGGCGCTTCCTCTCCACCGCCCACCCGCGTGAAGACCTCGTAGAGGGCCAGCAGCAGCGCGGCGAGCACGGCGATAGAAGCCCCGATCAGTTCCAGGCCACCCCAGCGCGAGAGCACGCCCACCAGCGCGGTGAGGGCGGCTCCGCCCAGCCCGGCGGCGGCGACCTGAAAGCCGATGGCGCTGTCGGCGTGCGCCTGCCCGAC is drawn from Deinococcus terrestris and contains these coding sequences:
- the uvrA gene encoding excinuclease ABC subunit UvrA — encoded protein: MTFSREDSGFVQVRGAREHNLRDVSVRIPRDALVVFTGISGSGKSSLAFGTLYAEAQRRYLESVSPYARRLFHQVGAPDVDAIEGLPPAVALQQQRGAPGTRSSVGSVTTLSNLVRMLYSRAGDYPPGQGIVYAEGFSPNTPEGACPNCHGQGRVYEVTEASMVPDPSLTIRERAVAAWPQAWGGQNQRDILVTLGIDVDVPWRELPQETRDWILFTDEQPVVPVYPGCTPEETRRAVKRGDPPDYMGTFSSARRHVMHTFAHTGSAAMRRRVQEYMIATECPVCHGKRLRPEALAVHFAGYDITEFSRLPLAQVAELLRPYSEKQDHDGKAEAHPEQALARQRLAGDLVARLEVLLNLGLGYLHLERSTPTLSPGELQRLRLATQLYSHLFGVVYVLDEPSAGLHPADTEALLAALAGLKAAGNSLFVVEHDLDVVRQADWLVDVGPGAGEGGGEILYSGPPEGLRGVEASQTARYLFREEAREPHEPRSPSGWLELKGVTRHNLKDLSVRFPLGVLTSVTGVSGSGKSTLVSQVLVETLAARLGQNLAEGEEEEEAEDAPTPTTAHLGGDVALVSRLVRVDQKPIGRTPRSNLATYTGLFDHVRKLFAATPLARERGYGPGRFSFNVKGGRCEHCQGEGWVMVELLFLPSVYAPCPVCHGTRYNAQTLEVKERGKNIADVLGMTVDAAWEFFRDDPAVFRALDTLREVGLGYLRLGQPATELSGGEAQRIKLATELQRAGRGHAVYVLDEPTTGLHPADVERLTRQLGRLVDAGHTVIAVEHDLGVVTVSDWVLDIGPGAGEAGGQVVAEGTPEEVVRAEESRTAPYLARALGLAAADAP